The Lysobacter enzymogenes genome window below encodes:
- a CDS encoding cupin domain-containing protein, with product MHIRPLFAALALAACPLAAFAHGAAPAHGHDAPPPVVTEVMSRALPDYPGKEALMLAVEYPPGGADPVHRHDAHAFVYVIEGAIVMGVAGGKEVTLKAGESFYEGPGDIHTVGRNASRDKPAKFVVVLLKDAGKPALMPVP from the coding sequence ATGCACATTCGCCCGTTGTTCGCCGCGCTCGCGCTCGCAGCGTGCCCGCTCGCCGCATTCGCCCACGGCGCCGCGCCGGCGCACGGCCACGACGCGCCTCCCCCCGTCGTCACCGAAGTCATGAGCCGCGCCTTGCCCGACTATCCGGGCAAGGAAGCGCTGATGCTGGCGGTCGAATACCCGCCCGGCGGCGCCGACCCGGTCCACCGCCACGATGCGCACGCCTTCGTCTACGTGATCGAGGGCGCGATCGTGATGGGCGTGGCCGGCGGCAAGGAGGTCACGCTCAAGGCCGGCGAGAGCTTTTACGAAGGCCCCGGCGACATCCACACCGTCGGCCGCAACGCCAGCCGCGACAAGCCGGCCAAGTTCGTGGTGGTGCTGCTCAAGGACGCGGGCAAGCCGGCGCTGATGCCGGTGCCCTGA
- a CDS encoding carboxymuconolactone decarboxylase family protein: MTERLDYQQQAPERFKKFVEFSLSIKKSTIETSIVDLINIRASQLNGCAFCLDMHVKEATIRGERALRLHHLASWRESPLFAARERAALAWTEVLTQLPALGVPDELYERVRTQFSEQEIIDLTYAVMTINAWNRINVAFRPVPGGQDKAFGLDKANLA; encoded by the coding sequence ATGACCGAACGTCTGGATTACCAGCAACAAGCCCCCGAGCGTTTCAAGAAGTTCGTCGAGTTCAGCCTGTCGATCAAGAAGTCGACGATCGAAACGTCGATCGTCGACCTGATCAACATCCGCGCCTCGCAGCTCAACGGCTGCGCGTTCTGCCTGGACATGCACGTCAAGGAAGCGACGATCCGCGGCGAGCGCGCGCTGCGCCTGCATCACCTGGCCTCGTGGCGCGAATCGCCGCTGTTCGCCGCGCGCGAGCGCGCCGCGCTGGCCTGGACCGAAGTATTGACCCAGCTGCCGGCGCTGGGCGTGCCGGACGAACTCTACGAGCGCGTGCGCACGCAGTTTTCGGAGCAGGAGATCATCGACCTCACCTATGCGGTGATGACGATCAACGCCTGGAACCGCATCAACGTCGCGTTCCGTCCGGTGCCGGGCGGGCAGGACAAGGCCTTCGGTCTGGACAAGGCCAATCTGGCCTGA
- a CDS encoding protein tonB, whose protein sequence is MKANKWFANLALIAALAAPALAAAQGPRAVRMQAEMSMVLTGKVRIAAGGAVEDVSVDREGEVPQQVAKLIRQAAPQWRFEPLAADAPAVSADMPMTVRVAVRRDPQQGEDVFVMRIVSATFDAQGPGEAPRSGSMTPPTYPMQAALVGMPATVYVVARFGRDGKVADAFVEQVNLHKVGSEQQMVGFRKSFAAASLAAAKRWSFVPPSQGKAAAEHNWQVRVPVAFMLAGTQEPAYGQWDVYVPGPRQRAPWAQRSDDIGVDALAGNGPRLVGHGRRLIGGFDGNG, encoded by the coding sequence ATGAAGGCAAACAAGTGGTTCGCGAACCTCGCCCTGATCGCCGCGCTGGCCGCGCCGGCGCTGGCCGCCGCGCAGGGCCCGCGCGCGGTGCGCATGCAGGCCGAGATGAGCATGGTGCTGACCGGCAAGGTGCGCATCGCCGCCGGCGGCGCGGTCGAGGACGTCAGCGTCGACCGCGAAGGCGAGGTGCCGCAGCAGGTCGCCAAGTTGATCCGCCAGGCGGCGCCGCAATGGCGCTTCGAGCCGCTCGCCGCGGACGCGCCGGCCGTGTCCGCCGACATGCCGATGACGGTGCGGGTGGCGGTGCGGCGCGACCCGCAGCAGGGCGAGGACGTGTTCGTCATGCGCATCGTCAGCGCCACCTTCGACGCGCAAGGCCCGGGCGAAGCCCCGCGTTCGGGCAGCATGACGCCGCCGACCTATCCGATGCAGGCGGCGCTGGTCGGCATGCCGGCCACGGTGTACGTGGTCGCGCGGTTCGGCCGCGACGGCAAGGTCGCCGACGCGTTCGTCGAACAGGTCAACCTGCACAAGGTCGGCAGCGAGCAACAGATGGTGGGCTTCCGCAAGTCCTTCGCCGCCGCCAGCCTGGCCGCGGCCAAGCGCTGGAGCTTCGTGCCGCCGAGCCAGGGCAAGGCCGCGGCCGAGCACAACTGGCAGGTGCGGGTGCCGGTGGCTTTCATGCTCGCCGGCACGCAGGAACCGGCGTACGGGCAGTGGGACGTCTACGTGCCCGGCCCGCGCCAGCGCGCGCCGTGGGCGCAGCGCAGCGACGACATCGGCGTGGACGCGCTCGCCGGCAACGGGCCGCGTCTGGTCGGCCACGGCCGGCGCTTGATCGGCGGATTCGACGGCAACGGCTGA
- a CDS encoding RNA polymerase sigma-70 factor, which produces MDAALDVFTRLRPRLLGVAYRMLGSLAEAEDVVQDVWLGWNEAGPAQVDDAEAWLVVAATRRSIDRLRRARAERARYVGLWLPEPVLTDEAAATPEQLQEAASDLSIAFLTVLERLAPEARAAFLLREVFDADYADIARTLDKSEAACRQIVHRAKAQLREERPRYRVPAQAHQRLMRRFVEAWNHRDLRAMTALMADSATLVGDGGGIVTAFVEPMVGGARIAQLLFASTLRPERGLRIELATINGRLGVLRYFGGELETALSYDSDGERIVGVYAQRNPDKLRRIASGLAAGLR; this is translated from the coding sequence ATGGACGCCGCTCTCGATGTTTTCACCCGCCTGCGCCCGCGCCTGCTCGGCGTGGCCTACCGCATGCTCGGCTCGCTGGCCGAGGCCGAGGACGTGGTCCAGGACGTCTGGCTCGGCTGGAACGAGGCCGGCCCCGCGCAGGTCGACGACGCCGAGGCCTGGCTGGTCGTCGCCGCGACCCGCCGTTCGATCGACCGCCTGCGCCGCGCGCGCGCCGAGCGCGCGCGCTACGTCGGCCTGTGGCTGCCCGAGCCGGTGCTGACCGACGAAGCGGCGGCCACGCCGGAGCAATTGCAGGAAGCCGCCAGCGATCTGTCGATCGCGTTCCTGACCGTGCTGGAACGGCTCGCGCCGGAAGCGCGCGCGGCGTTCCTGCTGCGCGAGGTGTTCGACGCCGACTACGCCGACATCGCCCGCACCCTGGACAAGAGCGAGGCCGCGTGCCGGCAGATCGTACACCGGGCCAAGGCGCAGCTGCGCGAGGAACGCCCGCGCTACCGGGTGCCGGCGCAGGCGCACCAGCGGCTGATGCGGCGGTTCGTCGAAGCCTGGAACCACCGCGACCTGCGCGCGATGACCGCGTTGATGGCCGATTCGGCGACCCTGGTCGGCGACGGCGGCGGCATCGTCACCGCGTTCGTCGAACCGATGGTCGGCGGCGCGCGCATCGCCCAGTTGCTGTTCGCGTCGACGTTGCGGCCCGAGCGCGGCCTGCGCATCGAGCTGGCGACGATCAACGGCCGGCTCGGCGTGCTGCGTTACTTCGGCGGCGAGCTGGAAACGGCGTTGTCGTACGACAGCGACGGCGAGCGCATCGTCGGGGTGTATGCGCAGCGCAATCCGGACAAGTTGCGGCGGATCGCGTCGGGGTTGGCGGCGGGGTTGCGGTGA
- a CDS encoding monovalent cation:proton antiporter-2 (CPA2) family protein: MHGGGLELALLFLLAAVIAVPVFRKFGLGAVLGYLAAGVVLGPYGVKVIADAEPVLAASEIGVVMMLFVIGLELSPSRLRVMRKPVFGAGGLQVILSGIALGALAMFGGGLGWKAATVVGLGLALSSTAVCLQLLSERKGLSSDYGKLAFAILLFQDLAAIPLLAAIPLLGKAAGVDGLNWISVAKAVGAIAAVVFGGRVLLRQVFRVVARTQMPEVFTGAALLTVLGSAWILQTAGLSAGLGAFLAGVLLADSEFRHELESQIEPFKGLLLGLFFMAVGMSIDLQRVMNEPLTIGAIVLTLLSVKFVLLFAVGVSAGGLDKRGAFQLSTVMALGGEFAFVVFNEAFKARLLDDPTRDRLIAAVGVSMALTPLLMIAAQRVLDAKPAPKPKRPYDEITDDHHPQVLLAGMGRFGQIVARLLVAHRTPFIAIENSAEQVDFMRRFGNMVYYGDPARPELLRSAGAAQVKVFVIAIDDRDACIRTVRTVRRLYPKAKVFARSRDRRHSWDLMDLGAEPMRETFHSSLKLGEDVLVELGVAPATARDHVERFRELDERMLNAQYLVHDDEDALMQSARDARKELEELFEADRGEGVLGGMVDKQATTVASESSTRH, encoded by the coding sequence ATGCACGGTGGCGGTCTAGAGCTTGCGTTGTTGTTCCTGCTGGCCGCGGTCATCGCGGTGCCGGTGTTCCGCAAGTTCGGGCTGGGCGCGGTGCTGGGTTATCTGGCCGCGGGCGTGGTGCTGGGGCCTTACGGGGTCAAGGTGATCGCCGATGCCGAGCCGGTCCTGGCCGCGTCGGAAATCGGCGTGGTGATGATGCTGTTCGTGATCGGCCTGGAACTGTCGCCCTCGCGCTTGCGGGTGATGCGCAAGCCGGTGTTCGGCGCCGGCGGTTTGCAGGTGATCCTCAGCGGCATCGCGCTCGGCGCGCTGGCGATGTTCGGCGGCGGCCTGGGCTGGAAGGCGGCGACCGTGGTCGGCCTCGGCCTCGCGCTGTCCTCCACCGCCGTCTGCTTGCAGCTGCTGTCCGAACGCAAGGGCCTGTCCAGCGATTACGGCAAGCTCGCGTTCGCGATCCTGCTGTTCCAGGACCTCGCCGCGATCCCGCTGCTGGCGGCGATCCCGCTGCTCGGCAAGGCCGCGGGCGTGGACGGCCTGAACTGGATTTCGGTGGCCAAGGCGGTCGGCGCGATCGCCGCGGTGGTGTTCGGCGGCCGGGTGCTGCTGCGCCAGGTGTTCCGCGTGGTCGCGCGCACCCAGATGCCGGAGGTGTTCACCGGCGCGGCGCTGCTGACCGTGCTGGGTTCGGCGTGGATCCTGCAGACCGCGGGCCTGTCGGCCGGCCTGGGCGCGTTCCTGGCCGGCGTGCTGCTGGCCGATTCGGAATTCCGCCACGAGCTCGAATCGCAGATCGAGCCGTTCAAGGGCTTGCTGCTCGGCCTGTTCTTCATGGCCGTGGGCATGAGCATCGACCTGCAGCGGGTCATGAACGAGCCGCTGACCATCGGCGCGATCGTGCTGACCCTGCTGTCGGTGAAGTTCGTCCTGCTGTTCGCGGTCGGCGTCAGCGCCGGCGGCCTGGACAAGCGCGGCGCGTTCCAGCTGTCGACGGTGATGGCGCTCGGCGGCGAATTCGCGTTCGTGGTGTTCAACGAAGCGTTCAAGGCGCGGCTGCTCGACGACCCGACCCGCGACCGCCTGATCGCCGCGGTCGGCGTGTCGATGGCGCTGACGCCGCTGCTGATGATCGCCGCGCAGCGCGTGCTCGACGCCAAGCCCGCGCCCAAGCCCAAGCGCCCGTACGACGAGATCACCGACGATCATCACCCGCAGGTGCTGCTGGCCGGCATGGGCCGCTTCGGCCAGATCGTCGCGCGCCTGCTGGTCGCGCACCGCACGCCGTTCATCGCGATCGAGAACAGCGCCGAGCAGGTCGACTTCATGCGCCGCTTCGGCAACATGGTCTATTACGGCGACCCGGCGCGGCCGGAGTTGCTGCGTTCGGCCGGCGCGGCGCAGGTCAAGGTGTTCGTGATCGCGATCGACGACCGCGACGCCTGCATCCGCACCGTGCGCACGGTGCGCCGGCTGTATCCGAAGGCCAAGGTGTTCGCGCGTTCGCGCGACCGCCGCCATTCCTGGGACCTGATGGACCTGGGCGCCGAGCCGATGCGCGAGACCTTCCATTCCAGCCTCAAGCTCGGCGAGGACGTGCTGGTCGAACTGGGCGTGGCGCCGGCGACCGCGCGCGACCATGTCGAGCGTTTCCGCGAACTCGACGAGCGCATGCTCAACGCGCAATACCTGGTCCACGACGACGAAGACGCGCTGATGCAGAGCGCGCGCGACGCGCGCAAGGAATTGGAAGAACTGTTCGAAGCCGACCGCGGCGAAGGCGTGCTCGGCGGGATGGTCGACAAGCAGGCGACGACGGTGGCGAGCGAGAGTTCGACGCGGCATTGA
- a CDS encoding ankyrin repeat domain-containing protein, whose amino-acid sequence MPDAPTSRALSRGFAIALAAGLALALATGFGGTPAGAAVALLGGALAQPAFALAARLWRRRDERPAWKPELLNLAALWGGATAATAALAAWPLSSLLQSGSLLAALGLSVVAGLLLLGLWRLWPLWTGTERDGAPLPPQWARLPDLDLGAWRGLGVAGIVAALVATAVLLAWPGLLSGGARWTLAAAFALASPALHLLLQSIRPADPLPGLEFDPELDTVQAADELLDGDANELSDAELAQALYLAARAGKVERAIELIELGADVNAAPPAEDERDRRSLAVLAAVLPDLRLLRALIARGADLNAAHAGMTPLLAATRDSWHGRPDAVMTLLANGADPRLADHEGNTPLHHAARSSDPGVAALLRDAQAELETLNHDGLSPLGVACAGGNWRLAKFLLERGAKTEHAGGSPALLAAAGGDEDDPAGVQLLLKHKARIDARDGQRRSALHTAAFAGHLDIVTTLLAAGADAAAIDGQRRTPVLDAARGGRAAVLERLLEHLPQGGAEQAKALDADGASALILACQADTASPPLVLRLLELGLDPELRDRHGKRAVDRAAEAGRWSLVAALDRAYPLPAAVSGEGDSDAPDGERVIVDRMPAALLRDGLREGRSAELTGLAKLLSPAELGAQLHEEDGQAPTAERIDWLLGQGADANVRNAAGDTVLFALLDRAPASLPALHALLRRGVSPAGRGGLGRFLATCSAGEQAGRGLEQFALDLIERGADAFARTPAGDPPLAIAVRMGWARLLERLLAAGVDLNARDSHGMSALHLAAALGRENMLKRLVAHGAAPDLLAADGQTPLGVALASGRRDLADWLDWRGWPLPKRPLLAADVPAAAIVGDADAVRRLLDLGLSVDALDSQGCTALLRAAGGGHRAVVDLLLARGADPQRAANSGATPLSAAVSMRHADIVDRLVAAGASLEQRLPGDLTVLMVACALGLTDLAARLLAAGADVQARDAQGRMALHCAAMYGFTARDRSRLVALFDTLLLAGVDADQSAAGATPLLLLLGARAEPGTAADEDVLIAGLELLLDHEASLEVQDPRGFGPLHLASLHGLLRVVQRLLRHGANPDQRDALNRTPREIAVMRGFVDIAAEFAPAATAGTGNNGGVSMARFLRGGPGN is encoded by the coding sequence ATGCCTGACGCTCCCACCTCGCGCGCCCTGTCCCGGGGCTTCGCCATCGCCCTGGCCGCCGGCCTGGCGCTGGCGTTGGCGACCGGCTTCGGCGGCACGCCTGCGGGGGCGGCGGTCGCGCTGCTCGGCGGCGCCCTGGCCCAACCGGCGTTCGCCCTGGCCGCGCGGCTGTGGCGCCGGCGCGACGAGCGCCCCGCCTGGAAACCCGAACTGCTGAACCTGGCGGCGCTGTGGGGCGGCGCCACCGCCGCGACCGCGGCGCTGGCGGCGTGGCCGCTGAGTTCGTTGCTGCAATCGGGCTCGCTGCTGGCGGCGCTCGGGCTGAGCGTGGTCGCCGGCCTGCTGCTGCTGGGGCTGTGGCGGCTGTGGCCGCTGTGGACCGGAACCGAGCGCGACGGCGCGCCGCTGCCGCCGCAATGGGCGCGCCTGCCCGACCTCGATCTGGGCGCCTGGCGCGGCCTCGGCGTGGCCGGCATCGTCGCCGCGCTGGTCGCGACCGCCGTGTTGCTGGCGTGGCCGGGCCTGCTCTCGGGCGGCGCGCGCTGGACCCTGGCGGCGGCCTTCGCCCTGGCCTCGCCGGCGCTGCACCTGCTGCTGCAATCGATCCGCCCGGCCGATCCGCTGCCGGGCCTGGAATTCGACCCCGAACTGGACACCGTCCAGGCCGCCGACGAACTGCTCGACGGCGACGCCAACGAGCTCAGCGACGCCGAGCTGGCGCAGGCGCTGTACCTGGCCGCGCGCGCCGGCAAGGTCGAGCGCGCGATCGAGCTGATCGAGCTCGGCGCCGACGTCAACGCCGCGCCGCCGGCCGAGGACGAGCGCGACCGCCGCAGCCTGGCGGTGCTGGCCGCGGTGTTGCCGGACCTGCGCCTGCTGCGCGCGCTGATCGCGCGCGGCGCCGACCTCAACGCCGCCCACGCCGGCATGACCCCGCTGCTGGCGGCGACCCGCGACAGCTGGCACGGCCGTCCCGACGCGGTCATGACCTTGCTGGCCAACGGCGCCGACCCGCGCCTGGCCGATCACGAAGGCAACACCCCGCTGCACCACGCTGCGCGCAGCTCCGACCCCGGCGTGGCCGCGCTGCTGCGCGACGCCCAGGCCGAACTGGAGACGCTGAACCACGACGGCCTCAGCCCGCTCGGCGTGGCCTGCGCCGGCGGCAACTGGCGGCTGGCCAAGTTCCTGCTCGAACGCGGCGCCAAGACCGAGCACGCCGGCGGCTCGCCGGCGCTGCTGGCCGCGGCCGGCGGCGACGAGGACGATCCGGCCGGCGTGCAGCTGCTGCTCAAGCACAAGGCGCGGATCGACGCGCGCGACGGCCAGCGCCGCAGCGCCCTGCACACCGCCGCGTTCGCCGGCCACCTCGACATCGTCACCACCCTGCTCGCCGCCGGCGCCGACGCCGCGGCGATCGACGGCCAGCGGCGCACGCCGGTGCTCGACGCCGCCCGCGGCGGCCGCGCGGCGGTGCTCGAACGCCTGCTCGAACATCTGCCGCAAGGCGGCGCCGAACAGGCCAAGGCGCTCGACGCCGACGGCGCCAGCGCGCTGATCCTGGCCTGCCAGGCCGACACCGCCTCGCCGCCGCTGGTGCTGCGCCTGCTCGAACTGGGCCTGGACCCGGAGCTGCGCGACCGCCACGGCAAGCGCGCGGTCGACCGCGCCGCCGAAGCCGGGCGCTGGTCGCTGGTGGCCGCGCTCGACCGCGCCTATCCGCTGCCGGCCGCGGTCAGCGGCGAAGGCGACAGCGACGCGCCCGACGGCGAACGCGTGATCGTCGACCGCATGCCGGCCGCGCTGCTGCGCGACGGCCTGCGCGAGGGCCGTTCGGCCGAGCTGACTGGTTTGGCCAAGCTGTTGAGCCCGGCCGAGCTCGGCGCGCAACTGCACGAAGAAGACGGCCAGGCGCCGACCGCCGAACGCATCGACTGGCTGCTGGGGCAGGGCGCCGACGCCAATGTGCGCAACGCCGCCGGCGACACCGTGCTGTTCGCCCTGCTCGACCGCGCGCCGGCCTCGTTGCCGGCGCTGCACGCGCTGCTGCGCCGCGGCGTGTCGCCGGCCGGCCGCGGCGGCCTGGGCCGGTTCCTGGCCACCTGTTCGGCCGGCGAACAGGCCGGCCGCGGGCTGGAGCAGTTCGCGCTGGACCTGATCGAACGCGGCGCCGACGCGTTCGCGCGCACCCCGGCCGGCGATCCGCCGCTGGCGATCGCGGTGCGGATGGGCTGGGCGCGGCTGCTCGAACGCCTGCTCGCCGCCGGCGTCGACCTCAACGCGCGCGACAGCCACGGCATGAGCGCGCTGCATCTGGCCGCCGCGCTCGGCCGCGAAAACATGCTCAAGCGGCTGGTCGCGCACGGCGCGGCCCCCGATCTGCTCGCCGCCGACGGCCAGACCCCGCTCGGCGTGGCCCTGGCCTCGGGCCGGCGCGACCTCGCCGACTGGCTGGACTGGCGCGGCTGGCCGCTGCCCAAGCGTCCTTTGCTCGCCGCCGACGTGCCGGCCGCGGCCATCGTCGGCGACGCCGACGCGGTGCGCCGCCTGCTCGACCTGGGCCTGTCGGTCGACGCGCTCGACAGCCAGGGCTGCACCGCGCTGCTGCGCGCCGCCGGCGGCGGCCACCGCGCCGTGGTCGACCTGCTGCTGGCGCGCGGCGCCGATCCGCAGCGCGCGGCCAACTCCGGCGCCACGCCGCTGTCGGCCGCGGTCAGCATGCGCCACGCCGACATCGTCGACCGCCTGGTCGCCGCCGGCGCCTCGCTGGAACAGCGCCTGCCGGGCGATCTGACCGTGCTGATGGTGGCCTGCGCCTTGGGCCTCACCGACCTGGCCGCGCGCCTGCTCGCCGCCGGCGCCGACGTCCAGGCGCGCGACGCGCAAGGGCGCATGGCCCTGCATTGCGCGGCGATGTACGGCTTCACCGCGCGCGACCGCAGCCGCCTGGTGGCCTTGTTCGACACCTTGCTGCTGGCCGGCGTCGACGCCGACCAATCGGCCGCCGGCGCCACCCCGCTGCTGCTGTTGCTCGGCGCGCGCGCCGAACCGGGCACCGCCGCCGACGAAGACGTGCTGATCGCCGGCCTGGAACTGCTGCTCGACCACGAGGCCTCGCTGGAGGTGCAGGACCCGCGCGGCTTCGGCCCGCTGCATCTGGCTTCGCTGCACGGCCTGTTGCGCGTGGTCCAGCGCCTGCTGCGCCACGGCGCCAACCCCGACCAGCGCGACGCGCTGAACCGCACCCCGCGCGAGATCGCGGTGATGCGCGGCTTCGTCGACATCGCCGCCGAGTTCGCCCCGGCGGCGACGGCGGGCACCGGCAACAACGGCGGCGTGTCGATGGCGCGGTTCCTGCGCGGCGGGCCGGGGAACTGA
- a CDS encoding sigma factor-like helix-turn-helix DNA-binding protein, whose product MNAPNSPPPRPFAPANAERVWREFLLALDALPPGARAALLLHALFQASAEDIARLIGEPAPACRAHLADARAQALARVAEWRGSATP is encoded by the coding sequence ATGAACGCGCCAAACTCCCCGCCGCCTCGCCCGTTCGCGCCGGCCAACGCCGAACGCGTCTGGCGCGAATTCCTGCTCGCGCTGGACGCGCTGCCGCCCGGCGCGCGCGCCGCCTTGCTGCTGCATGCGCTGTTCCAGGCCAGCGCGGAAGACATCGCGCGGCTGATCGGCGAGCCGGCGCCGGCCTGCCGCGCGCACCTCGCCGATGCGCGCGCGCAGGCGCTGGCGCGGGTGGCCGAATGGCGCGGGAGCGCGACGCCATGA
- a CDS encoding YcgL domain-containing protein — translation MQAYVYKSLRKADTYLFLSVRDDFARLPDPLRQQLDPLQFVLEVELTPERKLARADAATVRENLAERGFHIQFPPVPGAELAKPAEAAQPDA, via the coding sequence ATGCAAGCCTACGTCTACAAAAGCCTCCGCAAGGCAGACACCTATCTGTTCCTGAGCGTGCGCGACGATTTCGCGCGCCTGCCCGATCCGTTGCGCCAGCAGCTGGATCCGCTGCAATTCGTGCTCGAAGTCGAGCTGACCCCGGAACGCAAGCTGGCCCGCGCCGACGCCGCGACGGTGCGAGAGAACCTGGCCGAACGCGGTTTCCACATTCAGTTTCCGCCGGTGCCCGGCGCGGAACTCGCGAAACCTGCGGAGGCCGCGCAGCCCGATGCCTGA
- a CDS encoding XVIPCD domain-containing protein yields the protein MNAAVDSLTPAADPASLPRWYAGQGAPLTQPAAYTALLPADGQWSREMVMRAFVADALQRNGLVVDEDTLDATVAAASAPGGAFADAAPAWKLQPGESREGRPAPPFQGYSLALPADAQAALTAYAKTWAAQHDPHAPGSEDVPLDKLKTLAAAAGKPDILETLEALDAAIKAGSTAQQAGKPLDAVALASVLEFATRTGHEREAARLLERYTAVKGIATDARDLSHHAGRVFNGRDPVTGKALTADDRVNSAFDLLSGGFKLAGNIGSTALMMGAGNSGLVAGLIGVAPIGVAVVAFAAGAYQLIKHIREAILKPQWDEFRERFPFAEGLEPKQAISGVMRQIAGMPTDAGNALSTATRIVDGLGENPETRARFLTFLKQKVQPESLVDALANGQGDKLTAQQAMLLAQAAKSSSKEFLDHELSDVKRYLKDRDGERERGTYLMMAAQREAAERNDNKLGGAIGEGLRVAGVLTSGANALNGQYRDLLDKLKGVELPNKLGEQQQKNLAAALVPAAREAGLSQVDHLIPSKDGSRVFAVQGDPNSPDRRMVALDVAKGAQQSIETSSQLAAHQAANGNGQNAQQTQGQSGRGF from the coding sequence ATGAATGCCGCAGTCGATTCACTCACCCCCGCCGCAGACCCCGCATCACTCCCGCGCTGGTACGCCGGCCAGGGAGCCCCGCTGACCCAACCCGCCGCCTACACCGCACTGCTGCCCGCCGACGGCCAGTGGTCGCGGGAGATGGTGATGCGCGCCTTCGTCGCCGACGCGTTGCAGCGCAACGGCCTGGTGGTCGACGAGGACACCCTCGACGCCACCGTCGCCGCCGCGTCCGCGCCCGGCGGCGCGTTCGCCGACGCCGCTCCGGCATGGAAGCTGCAACCCGGCGAAAGCCGCGAAGGCCGGCCGGCGCCGCCGTTCCAGGGCTATTCGCTGGCGCTGCCGGCGGACGCGCAGGCGGCGCTGACCGCGTACGCCAAGACCTGGGCCGCGCAGCACGACCCGCATGCGCCCGGCAGCGAGGACGTTCCGCTCGACAAGCTCAAGACCCTGGCCGCCGCCGCCGGCAAGCCCGACATCCTGGAAACCCTGGAAGCGCTGGACGCGGCGATCAAGGCCGGCTCCACCGCGCAACAGGCCGGCAAGCCGCTCGACGCGGTCGCGCTGGCCTCGGTGCTGGAGTTCGCCACCCGCACCGGCCACGAACGCGAAGCGGCCAGGCTGCTGGAGCGCTACACCGCGGTCAAAGGCATCGCCACCGATGCGCGCGACCTCAGCCACCACGCCGGCCGCGTGTTCAACGGCCGCGATCCGGTCACCGGCAAGGCGCTGACCGCCGACGACCGGGTCAACTCCGCGTTCGACCTGCTCAGCGGCGGCTTCAAGCTCGCCGGCAACATCGGCAGCACCGCGTTGATGATGGGCGCGGGCAATTCCGGTCTGGTCGCCGGCCTGATCGGCGTCGCCCCGATCGGCGTGGCCGTGGTCGCGTTCGCCGCCGGCGCCTACCAACTGATCAAGCACATCCGCGAAGCCATCCTCAAGCCGCAGTGGGACGAGTTCCGCGAGCGTTTCCCGTTCGCCGAAGGCCTGGAACCCAAGCAGGCCATCAGCGGGGTGATGCGGCAGATCGCCGGCATGCCGACCGACGCCGGCAACGCGCTGTCGACCGCGACCCGCATCGTCGACGGCCTCGGCGAGAACCCCGAGACGCGCGCGCGTTTCCTGACCTTCCTCAAGCAGAAGGTGCAGCCCGAGTCGCTGGTCGACGCGCTGGCCAACGGCCAGGGCGACAAGCTGACCGCGCAGCAGGCGATGCTGTTGGCGCAGGCGGCCAAGAGTTCGTCCAAGGAATTCCTCGACCACGAACTCAGCGACGTCAAGCGCTACCTCAAGGACCGCGACGGCGAGCGCGAACGCGGCACCTACCTGATGATGGCGGCGCAGCGCGAAGCGGCCGAGCGCAACGACAACAAGCTCGGCGGCGCGATCGGCGAGGGACTGCGCGTCGCCGGCGTGCTGACCAGCGGCGCCAACGCGCTCAACGGCCAGTACCGCGACCTGCTCGACAAGCTCAAGGGCGTGGAACTGCCGAACAAGCTCGGCGAGCAGCAGCAGAAGAACCTGGCCGCGGCGCTGGTGCCGGCCGCGCGCGAGGCCGGGCTGAGCCAGGTCGATCATCTGATCCCGAGCAAGGACGGCAGCCGCGTGTTCGCGGTGCAGGGCGATCCGAACTCGCCGGACCGGCGCATGGTCGCGCTCGACGTGGCCAAGGGCGCGCAGCAGAGCATCGAGACCAGCAGCCAGCTGGCGGCGCATCAAGCCGCCAACGGCAACGGCCAGAACGCGCAGCAGACCCAAGGGCAGAGCGGTCGCGGGTTCTAG